The following are encoded in a window of Mycobacteroides chelonae CCUG 47445 genomic DNA:
- a CDS encoding decaprenylphospho-beta-D-erythro-pentofuranosid-2-ulose 2-reductase produces the protein MIDATGNPQTILLLGGTSEIGLAIVERYLKNAHARVILADLPNAPKRAAAVAQIEAAGAKSVEYLDFDAVDTASHPALIESAWAQGDVDVAIVAFGVLGDAEELWQNQAKAVLSAQVNYTAAVSVGVLIGQKMKAQGFGQVIAMSSVAGERVRRSNFVYGSTKAGLDGFYLGLGEALREFGVRVLVVRPGQVRTTTTIEHWKATGAKEAPFTVDKEEIAELVVASAAAGKELIWAPGQWRFVMSVLRHVPRPIFRKLPV, from the coding sequence ATGATTGACGCAACGGGTAACCCCCAGACCATCCTGCTGCTCGGCGGTACCTCGGAGATCGGCCTGGCCATCGTCGAGCGCTACCTCAAGAACGCCCACGCGCGCGTCATCCTGGCCGACCTGCCCAACGCACCGAAGCGCGCGGCCGCTGTCGCACAGATCGAGGCTGCCGGAGCCAAGTCCGTCGAGTACCTGGACTTCGATGCCGTCGATACCGCGAGTCACCCCGCTCTCATCGAATCCGCCTGGGCACAAGGCGATGTGGATGTCGCCATCGTCGCCTTCGGCGTCCTGGGCGATGCCGAGGAACTCTGGCAGAACCAGGCCAAGGCGGTGCTGAGCGCACAGGTCAACTACACCGCCGCCGTCTCCGTCGGCGTGCTGATCGGCCAGAAGATGAAGGCACAGGGCTTCGGTCAGGTCATCGCGATGTCCTCGGTCGCCGGTGAGCGGGTGCGTCGCTCCAACTTCGTCTACGGCTCAACCAAGGCCGGGCTCGACGGGTTCTACCTTGGTCTCGGAGAAGCCCTGCGCGAGTTCGGTGTTCGCGTACTGGTGGTACGCCCGGGCCAAGTCCGCACCACCACGACGATCGAACACTGGAAGGCCACCGGCGCCAAGGAGGCGCCGTTCACGGTCGACAAGGAGGAGATCGCCGAGCTGGTGGTCGCGTCGGCCGCTGCGGGCAAGGAGCTGATCTGGGCACCCGGCCAATGGCGCTTTGTGATGTCAGTGCTGCGTCACGTTCCGCGCCCCATTTTCCGCAAGCTGCCTGTCTAG